The following proteins are co-located in the Cutaneotrichosporon cavernicola HIS019 DNA, chromosome: 3 genome:
- a CDS encoding uncharacterized protein (Bacterial protein of unknown function (DUF924)) → MTAAARTAANGSKAAATLGPNWVNQVLGLWYGQFGPSQWFTGGVDVDDKCRVHYNDIWECIGASPAPPHGNPNDLASYCSSTPRECFTDPQAALAGVIVYDQAPRNMFRRTARAFQTDAHALALSKYAVAKGLDKGLKPEEKMFLYMPYMHSEVLQDQEDAVVLFGTVGGDFQAEQDKFAKEHRDIIAKYGRFPHRNAVLGRESTPEEIKFLQDHDGFGQ, encoded by the coding sequence AtgaccgccgccgcccgcacCGCCGCGAACGGCAgcaaggccgccgcgacccTCGGCCCAAACTGGGTCAACCAAGTCCTGGGACTGTGGTACGGCCAGTTTGGCCCTAGCCAGTGGTTCAcgggcggcgtcgacgtcgacgacaagtGTCGCGTGCACTACAACGACATTTGGGAATGCATCGGCGCCTCTCCGGCCCCACCCCACGGCAACCCTAACGACCTGGCGAGCTACTGCAGCTCGACCCCGCGCGAATGCTTCACCGACCCAcaggcggcgctggccggAGTTATCGTGTACGATCAAGCCCCGCGTAACATGTTCCGCAGGACTGCGCGCGCATTCCAGACGGACGCACATGCCCTCGCATTGAGCAAGTACGCCGTCGCAAAGGGGCTCGATAAGggcctcaagcccgaggagaagatgtTCCTCTACATGCCGTACATGCACTCGGAAGTGCTCCAGGACCAGGAAGACGCTGTCGTGCTCTTTGGCACGGTTGGCGGAGATTTCCAGGCGGAACAGGACAAGTTTGCAAAGGAGCACCGCGACATTATTGCAAAGTATGGGCGCTTCCCCCACCGCAACGCTGTGCTCGGGCGTGAGAGCACGCCTGAGGAGATCAAGTTCCTCCAGGACCACGACGGTTTCGGTCAATGA
- a CDS encoding uncharacterized protein (Aminotransferase class-III) yields the protein MLRPLLRQVTPRLARAVSTAPRAAAVTQHATTAGPPPPPPQPVEAKPPATFHVAGAQPIAVSSSGVTFRMADGREVLDGVSGGAAVACLGYSNPDLVAVMARQAAQMPYAYHQALGHDVSEELAQFLIDRSSGAFVAGAFLNSGSEAIEAILKLVRQYWIEEGQPQRKYIIARSPAYHGNTLGSLGTGYVPGRRNLYDNYFSDAYQHVDTPQARDRLPGENDAAYSERLAAELDAKIEELGPENVMAFIAEPVGGTGPGVTPPPKGYFPAIEKVVKKHNLIFIMDEVMSGTGRSGTLFAFDTVAEGVKPDVISMAKGLGGGYVTISGVLVGQRLVDVIRRAGVWKNSHTYQNHPVNCAVALAVLKKMEDKNLLANVRARGTQLLEGLKKAFKDDKRVFEVRGQGLFLAVDFDVPTSLTPRFAARVKERAMANGLMALAGVGTVDGVNGDCIILAPAYTITAAEADKMVAIIKKSVNECFAELE from the exons ATGCTCCGCCCCCTCCTTCGGCAAGTTACCCCTCGGCTTGCGCGCGCAGTGAGCacggcgccgcgcgccgcggccgtcACGCAGCACGCGACGACTGCCGGtccccctccgcctcccccgcAGCCagtcgaggccaagccgCCCGCGACATTCCACGTCGCCGGCGCCCAGCCGATCGCCGTGTCCTCATCCGGCGTGACGTTCCGCATGGCCGACGGgcgcgaggtgctcgacggcgtgagtggcggcgcggccgtCGCTTGCCTCGGATACTCGAACCCCGACCTGGTTGCGGTAATGGCGCGTCAGGCGGCCCAGATGCCCTACGCATACCACCAGGCCCTGGGACACGATGTGAGCGAGGAGCTGGCCCAGTTCCTCATCGACCGTAGCAGTGGCGCGTTTGTCGCTGGCGCGTTCCTCAACTCTG gctCCGAGGCCATCGAGGCGATCCTGAAGCTTGTTCGTCAGTACTggatcgaggagggccaGCCGCAGCGCAAGTACATCATTGCACGCTCGCCGGCGTATCACGGCAACACGCTTGGCTCGCTTGGG ACGGGCTACGTTCCTGGTCGCCGCAACTTGTATGACAACTACTTCTCGGACGCGTACCAGCACGTCGACACCCCACAGGCGCGTGACCGCCTCCCTGGCGAGAACGATGCAGCGTACAGCGAGCGCTTGGCCGCCGAACTTGACgccaagatcgaggagctgggtCCGGAGAACGTCATGGCTTTTATTGCTGAGCCTGTTGGCGGTACAGGGCCAGGCGTTACGCCTCCCCCGAAGGGATACTTCCCCGCCATCGAGAAAGTCGTCAAGAAGCACAACCTCATCTTCATCATGGACGAGGTGATGAGCGGCACTGGGCGGTCGGGTACGCTGTTCGCGTTCGacaccgtcgccgagggcgtcaagCCCGACGTCATCTCCATGGCCAAGGGCTTGGGCGGTGGGTACGTGACCATCTCGGGAGTACTGGTTGGCCAGCGACTCGTGGATGTGATCCGGCGCGCTGGCGTTTGGAAGAACAGCCACACGTATCAGAACCATCCCGTCAACTGTGctgtcgcgctcgcagtcctcaagaagatggaggacAAGAATCTGTTGGCAAACGTGCGTGCACGCGGCacgcagctgctcgagggGTTGAAGAAGGCCTTCAAGGATGACAAGCGCGTGTTCGAGGTGCGCGGACAGGgtctcttcctcgctgTAGACTTTGACGTCCCGACCTCCCTTACGCCCCGGTTTGCCGCTCGCGTCAAGGAGCGCGCAATGGCTAATGGGCTCATGGCGCTCGCAGGCGTTGGTACTGTCGACGGCGTGAACGGCGACTGTATCATCCTCGCACCCGCTTACACCATCaccgcggccgaggcggacaAGATGGTGGCAATAATCAAGAAGAGCGTCAACGAGTGCtttgccgagctcgaaTAG